In one window of Euwallacea similis isolate ESF13 chromosome 4, ESF131.1, whole genome shotgun sequence DNA:
- the Galphao gene encoding guanine nucleotide-binding protein G(o) subunit alpha isoform X2 yields the protein MGCTVSAEERAALARTKQIDQKLKEEGARAKKDVKLLLLGAGESGKSTIVKQMKIIHESGFTPEDFKQYRPVVYSNTIQSLVAILRAMPNLGIQYGNNERELDGKMVFDVIQRMEDTEAFSEELLAAMKRLWADSGVQECFARSNEYQLNDSAKYFLDDLDRLGAKDYQPTEQDILRTRVKTTGIVEVHFSFKNLNFKLFDVGGQRSERKKWIHCFEDVTAIIFCVAMSEYDQVLHEDETTNRMQESLKLFDSICNNKWFTDTSIILFLNKKDLFEEKIRKSPLTICFPEYTGAQEYGEAAAYIQAQFEAKNKSTNKEIYCHMTCATDTHNIQFVFDAVTDVIIANNLRDCGLC from the exons ATGGGGTGCACGGTGTCGGCCGAGGAGAGGGCAGCACTCGCCAGGACCAAGCAGATCGACCAGAAACTGAAGGAAGAGGGCGCCAGGGCCAAGAAGGATGTCAAACTTCTCCTTTTGG GTGCCGGCGAATCTGGCAAGAGCACCATAGTAAAACAAATGAA AATTATCCACGAGAGTGGCTTTACACCGGAAGACTTCAAGCAGTATAGGCCAGTAGTTTACAGCAACACCATTCAATCTCTGGTGGCAATACTGAGGGCGATGCCCAATTTGGGAATACAGTATGGCAACAATGAAAGAGAG CTCGATGGTAAAATGGTCTTCGACGTCATCCAGAGAATGGAGGACACCGAAGCGTTTTCCGAAGAACTGCTCGCTGCCATGAAGAGACTGTGGGCAGACTCGGGGGTGCAGGAGTGTTTCGCTCGCTCCAATGAGTACCAGCTCAATGATTCTGCCAAATA CTTTCTAGACGACTTAGATCGGTTAGGAGCTAAAGACTACCAACCTACAGAGCAGGACATTTTACGAACGCGAGTGAAGACTACCGGTATCGTGGAGGTGCATTTCTCCTTCAAAAATCTCAATTTCAA GTTGTTTGACGTGGGTGGCCAAAGATCAGAAAGGAAAAAGTGGATTCATTGTTTTGAAGATGTGACTGCGATCATCTTCTGTGTGGCCATGAGCGAGTATGATCAGGTGCTGCACGAAGACGAAACGACG AATCGAATGCAGGAAAGCTTGAAATTGTTCGACTCCATTTGCAACAACAAGTGGTTTACCGACACCTCCATCATCCTCTTCCTCAATAAAAAAGATctgtttgaagaaaaaattaggaaatcaCCCCTTACGATATGTTTCCCTGAATATACCG GGGCCCAGGAATATGGTGAGGCCGCCGCCTATATCCAGGCCCAATTCGAGGCGAAGAACAAGTCGACGAACAAAGAGATCTACTGCCACATGACCTGCGCCACAGACACGCACAACATTCAGTTCGTATTCGACGCAGTCACAGACGTCATCATCGCGAACAACCTGCGCGACTGCGGTCTGTGCTAA
- the LOC136408577 gene encoding WD repeat-containing protein 89, with amino-acid sequence MKEDTVTNGNSFDPKGNTTGETEEMDSTFPLCEHLHSRSLDDKYILDISATSETHPFIAAALSDFSTDVFALTDNELVKICQLREHKQKIVNCKFSPLNQNLLYTTSNDGTVKLWDLRDPKSSTVTFKDTTLDEKSQPKSLNSFDVSPCDRLLAAGTELVAGDAFILFWDVRNVELLGGYWQSHTDDISQVQFHPTDSNKLMSGSTDGLINVYDLSEQNEDDALQECLNTEAFVDNLLWFEEENKWRISCITTQSVLQLWDLDGAEPYKRITRREIAERIQKPYTSYEDTYIVKCHNIRGLLLVLCSYWNASESGLLRSLIIFNDKILPSWEFMGNRQRVRASYANEHTNLFITGGEKGQLDFWKLDLSQISLTSIQRK; translated from the exons ATGAAGGAAGACACTGTAACTAATGGAAACTCATTTGACCCCAAAGGTAACACCACAGGAGAAACAGAAGAAATGGATTCTACTTTCCCCTTGTGCGAACACTTGCACTCTCGGTCTTTAGATGACAAATATATTCTAGATATCTCAGCTACAAG TGAAACGCATCCATTTATTGCTGCCGCTCTTTCAGACTTCTCCACCGACGTTTTTGCTTTAACAGATAATGAGCTTGTGAAAATTTGTCAATTAAGGGAACATAAACAGAAAATagttaattgcaaatttagcCCTTTAAACCAAAACTTGTTGTACACAACATCAAATGACGGTACTGTGAAATTGTGGGATCTACGAGACCCTAAAAGTTCAACAGTTACATTTAAAG ATACGACTTTAGATGAGAAAAGCCAACCTAAATctttaaattcttttgatGTGTCACCCTGTGATAGATTGCTAGCAGCTGGTACTGAATTAGTTGCTGGAGATGCTTTTATTCTCTTTTGGGACGTTAGGAATGTGGAATTGTTGGGAGGCTATTGGCAATCACATACTGATGATATAAGTCAG GTCCAATTTCACCCCACTGACAGTAATAAACTGATGTCTGGGTCTACTGATGGCTTAATCAATGTATATGATTTATCTGAACAAAATGAGGATGATGCTTTACAAGAATGCTTGAATACTGAGGCCTTTGTTGATAATTTGCTTTGGTTTGAGGAAGAGAATAAATGGAGAATAAGCTGCATTACTACACAAAGTGTTTTGCAGTTGTGGGATTTAGATGGAGCTGAGCCCTATAAAAGGATAACTAGGAGAGAAATTGCTGAGAGAATTCag AAACCCTATACTAGCTATGAAGATACTTATATTGTAAAATGTCATAATATCAGGGGACTTTTGTTGGTTTTGTGCAGTTATTGGAATGCTTCTGAAAGTGGACTGCTAAGGAgtctgataatttttaatgacaaaatATTGCCAAGTTGGGAATTTATGGGGAATAGACAGAGAGTAAGGGCCAGTTATGCAAATGAACAT acaaatttatttatcactGGCGGGGAAAAAGGACAAttggatttttggaaattagaTTTGTCACAAATAAGTTTAACATCAATTCAGcgaaaataa
- the mRpL9 gene encoding large ribosomal subunit protein bL9m isoform X1 has translation MWKNCISTLTRTLTDSTLLTKPLLLREQIRTTFILKRRHVAPLHKKNLSPKKLRNRFYIYDLVKDTNTESPKPIDVILTTFVDGLGNIGEKVSVKPDYAYNRLLLPGLAVYATPENLEKYKHFSADLEKIQYSSPNALIVTNILSRVVLSVVMNKEHPWTIKPWHIKVSFRKCCYIVPEEAITLPEKLITGPDMNLENKEFFVTVTINKTEKVNVRCKLHHWSTEIAERIPHIHNFWEDEVEPIYPEFADVLKELPKKARKVENKV, from the exons atgtggaaaaattgcATCTCCACGCTAACCAGAACCCTAACTGACAGCACTCTTTTAACCAAACCGCTCCTCTTAAGGGAACAAATACGC ACCACTTTTATCCTCAAAAGAAGGCACGTAGCACCACTACACAAGAAAAATCTAAGTCCCAAAAAACTAAGAAacagattttatatttatgacCTGGTAAAAGACACCAACACTGAGTCCCCTAAACCTATAGATGTGATATTAACTACATTCGTTGATGGACTAGGGAATATCGGCGAAAAAGTATCTGTTAAGCCTGATTATGCTTATAACCGTCTGCTTTTGCCTGGCCTAGCAGTGTATGCCACCccagaaaatttagaaaaatataagcATTTTAGTGCAGATTTGGAAAAGATTCAATATAGCTCGCCAAATGCTTTGATAGTAA CAAACATATTGTCTCGAGTTGTTTTGTCGGTGGTGATGAACAAAGAACACCCTTGGACAATTAAGCCTTGGCATATAAAAGTCTCCTTTAGGAAGTGTTGCTATATTGTACCAGAGGAGGCAATTACTTTGCCTGAAAAACTCATCACTGGTCCAGACatgaatttagaaaataaggaattttttgTTACAGTCACA ATTAATAAAACTGAGAAGGTTAATGTCAGATGTAAACTGCACCACTGGAGCACTGAGATAGCTGAGCGGATACCacatattcataatttttgggAAGACGAAGTAGAACCGATTTATCCAGAATTTGCAGATGTGTTGAAGGAGTTGCCTAAAAAGGCAAGGAAGGTTGAgaataaagtttaa
- the mRpL9 gene encoding large ribosomal subunit protein bL9m isoform X2 gives MWKNCISTLTRTLTDSTLLTKPLLLREQIRTTFILKRRHVAPLHKKNLSPKKLRNRFYIYDLVKDTNTESPKPIDVILTTFVDGLGNIGEKVSVKPDYAYNRLLLPGLAVYATPENLEKYKHFSADLEKIQYSSPNALIIANILSRVVLSVVMNKEHPWTIKPWHIKVSFRKCCYIVPEEAITLPEKLITGPDMNLENKEFFVTVTINKTEKVNVRCKLHHWSTEIAERIPHIHNFWEDEVEPIYPEFADVLKELPKKARKVENKV, from the exons atgtggaaaaattgcATCTCCACGCTAACCAGAACCCTAACTGACAGCACTCTTTTAACCAAACCGCTCCTCTTAAGGGAACAAATACGC ACCACTTTTATCCTCAAAAGAAGGCACGTAGCACCACTACACAAGAAAAATCTAAGTCCCAAAAAACTAAGAAacagattttatatttatgacCTGGTAAAAGACACCAACACTGAGTCCCCTAAACCTATAGATGTGATATTAACTACATTCGTTGATGGACTAGGGAATATCGGCGAAAAAGTATCTGTTAAGCCTGATTATGCTTATAACCGTCTGCTTTTGCCTGGCCTAGCAGTGTATGCCACCccagaaaatttagaaaaatataagcATTTTAGTGCAGATTTGGAAAAGATTCAATATAGCTCGCCAAATGCTTTGATA ATAGCAAACATATTGTCTCGAGTTGTTTTGTCGGTGGTGATGAACAAAGAACACCCTTGGACAATTAAGCCTTGGCATATAAAAGTCTCCTTTAGGAAGTGTTGCTATATTGTACCAGAGGAGGCAATTACTTTGCCTGAAAAACTCATCACTGGTCCAGACatgaatttagaaaataaggaattttttgTTACAGTCACA ATTAATAAAACTGAGAAGGTTAATGTCAGATGTAAACTGCACCACTGGAGCACTGAGATAGCTGAGCGGATACCacatattcataatttttgggAAGACGAAGTAGAACCGATTTATCCAGAATTTGCAGATGTGTTGAAGGAGTTGCCTAAAAAGGCAAGGAAGGTTGAgaataaagtttaa